One window of Nymphaea colorata isolate Beijing-Zhang1983 chromosome 1, ASM883128v2, whole genome shotgun sequence genomic DNA carries:
- the LOC116266809 gene encoding MDIS1-interacting receptor like kinase 2-like — MAQLKEINISTNYLTGEVPGGIGELSFLLKMDLSNNQISGGIPFEIGRLTKLQELDLSSNNIQGPIPEELGNCDELILLKMSNNSLSGTIPFQIGNLAQLQILLDLSNNMLLGSIPSQLGKLNRLERLRLSHNKLVGTIPSSLVGMSSLTSVDLSFNNLTGPLPNNPAFLNASTESFIGNLNLCGGHALQLCKPPSEVKSQKMMSIIIPVVAVLILIFLVIGIYKVWPKAMQRQDKRSILAETNHGKDLFSIWNYDGKLAYEDIVSATDNFSDEYVIGRGAHGSVYRVELPTGQIVAVKKFNQTGSDMLTDLGFRNEIKALTEVRHRNIVKLYGFCKHPQCSFLVYEYIERGSLASILSSNEASERLDWPKRVNIITGVADALSYMHHDHSVPVIHRDISSKNILLYPDFDACISDFGTAKLLNPDSSNWTGLAGTHGYMAPELAYTMRVTEKCDVYSFGVVALEILMGRHPGELLSSLVILTRQELDVKLRDMLDQRIPAPGDQEAEMVAAVAKLAVMCIGMKPESRPTMRSVSLHLSSPSRKHYLFKALQDNHSNRYDAS, encoded by the exons ATGGCACAATTGAAGGAGATAAATATTTCTACCAATTATTTAACAGGAGAGGTTCCAGGAGGAATAGGGGAACTGTCATTCTTGTTGAAGATGGACTTGAGCAACAATCAAATTTCAGGGGGCATACCATTTGAGATTGGCAGGTTGACAAAATTGCAAGAACTGGATTTATCATCCAACAACATCCAAGGACCAATACCTGAAGAGCTTGGGAATTGTGATGAATTGATTCTATTGAAGATGAGCAACAACAGCTTAAGCGGAACAATTCCTTTTCAGATAGGAAACTTGGCACAATTGCAGATACTACTAGATCTTAGCAATAACATGCTATTGGGGTCGATACCAAGCCAACTTGGGAAGTTAAATCGTCTGGAGAGACTCCGtctttcccataacaagcttgTGGGTACAATACCATCATCATTGGTCGGAATGAGTAGTTTGACGTCAGTCGATTTGTCCTTTAACAATCTCACGGGGCCTCTTCCAAACAACCCTGCATTTCTGAATGCTTCAACAGAATCATTCATAGGTAACCTTAACTTATGTGGAGGACATGCCTTGCAGCTATGCAAGCCTCCCTCAGAGgtaaaaagtcaaaaaatgatgTCCATTATTATTCCAGTAGTTGCTGTGCTCATTCTTATATTCCTTGTTATTGGAATTTACAAAGTTTGGCCAAAAGCGATGCAGAGGCAAGACAAAAGAAGCATTCTTGCCGAAACAAACCATGGAAAGGATCTATTTTCTATATGGAACTATGATGGCAAACTTGCTTATGAAGATATTGTCAGTGCTACAGACAATTTCAGTGATGAGTATGTTATTGGTAGAGGAGCACATGGAAGCGTTTACAGAGTTGAACTGCCCACAGGTCAAATTGTGGCTGTCAAGAAGTTCAACCAAACCGGTAGTGATATGTTAACAGACTTGGGCTTCAGAAATGAGATTAAAGCATTGACAGAAGTCCGCCACAGGAACATAGTCAAGCTCTATGGATTTTGTAAGCATCCTCAATGCTCATTCTTGGTGTATGAATACATAGAGAGAGGAAGCTTGGCAAGCATACTAAGCAGCAACGAAGCCTCTGAAAGATTGGACTGGCCAAAAAGGGTGAACATCATAACTGGAGTTGCCGATGCTTTGTCATATATGCATCATGATCACTCAGTTCCAGTAATTCATCGGGACATCTCTAGCAAGAACATCTTGTTATATCCCGATTTCGATGCATGCATTTCAGACTTTGGAACAGCCAAATTACTGAACCCAGATTCATCAAATTGGACTGGCCTTGCAGGGACACACGGCTACATGGCACCAG AGTTGGCATACACCATGAGAGTAACAGAGAAGTGTGATGTCTACAGCTTTGGGGTAGTAGctcttgaaattttgatgggAAGGCACCCAGGAGAACTATTATCATCTTTGGTTATTCTCACAAGGCAAGAGCTTGATGTAAAGCTCagggatatgctggatcaacGAATACCAGCTCCAGGGGACCAAGAAGCAGAGATGGTGGCTGCTGTAGCCAAGCTTGCAGTCATGTGCATAGGCATGAAACCGGAATCACGGCCTACAATGCGCTCTGTTTCTCTGCATCTTTCCTCTCCCAGCAGAAAGCATTATTTGTTCAAAGCCTTACAAGACAATCACTCAAACAGATATGATGCATCATGA
- the LOC116266874 gene encoding BURP domain-containing protein 5-like, which yields MDYMISFFSLSTLFLQLVGATNDGASTISSYWNEVFPITPMPNAIRALLPSSPEISGFSRGLHHYDQVRPSPRGQAWVRRWGVLGHDYDQSKRNWSPNLAPLYFLRDDLQPGSKMNVTMMISPTIIDGSSGGTSIEPTFLPRQRAQAVPFSTSNLTTILEMFSIQPHSEHASLTRQTLEDCERLALKGEVKYCATSLESMIDFVVAKLGSSEIHAVVTSVEVVRFMQWSLQWPYMVPLIADDGSRVNALALCHFDTSKWNSGHASFRLLGVKPGTVPICQFIVKNHAWVPN from the exons ATGGATTACATGATCTCCTTCTTCTCGCTCTCAACCCTCTTCCTG CAGCTCGTTGGGGCCACAAACGATGGCGCTTCTACCATAAGTTCTTATTGGAATGAGGTGTTCCCCATAACCCCCATGCCCAATGCCATTCGAGCTCTCCTGCCATCCTCTCCAGAGATATCAG GATTTAGTCGTGGTCTTCACCACTATGACCAAGTGAGACCATCTCCTCGTGGTCAAGCCTGGGTTAGAAGGTGGGGTGTGTTGGGGCATGACTACGATCAGTCTAAGCGTAATTGGTCACCGAACCTTGCACCCCTGTATTTCTTAAGGGACGACCTGCAGCCCGGTAGCAAGATGAACGTCACCATGATGATCAGCCCGACAATAATAGATGGTTCTAGTGGTGGTACCAGCATTGAGCCAACCTTCTTGCCACGCCAACGAGCTCAAGCAGTTCCCTTCTCGACCTCCAATCTCACTACCATCCTTGAGATGTTCTCCATTCAACCCCACTCTGAGCATGCATCTCTTACAAGGCAAACACTTGAAGATTGCGAGAGGCTTGCACTTAAAGGAGAAGTTAAGTACTGTGCAACATCTCTGGAATCCATGATCGATTTCGTGGTCGCAAAACTCGGAAGTAGTGAGATTCATGCAGTGGTCACTTCAGTGGAAGTAGTGAGATTCATGCAGTGGTCACTTCAGTG GCCATACATGGTTCCATTGATTGCTGACGACGGTAGCCGGGTGAATGCCCTTGCTTTGTGTCATTTTGATACGTCAAAATGGAATTCTGGCCATGCCAGCTTCCGGTTACTAGGCGTCAAACCTGGAACTGTTCCCATTTGCCAGTTTATTGTAAAAAACCATGCTTGGGTCCCCAACTAA
- the LOC116267006 gene encoding MDIS1-interacting receptor like kinase 2-like: MASTMRRELLLQLLFFLLSICSPRKTAAQPLKAEAEALLKWRDSLQAAHVLNSSWSFLNSSYAPCHWDGIACSGDNTSLVKISLQNQDLRGTLDHFDFAAFPSLAYLDLRGNNFYGSIPDGIGNLSKLSFLDLSVNQFSGSLPESMANLKNLVSIDMSFNSLTGPLPTSIGQLSSLVNLLIRDNHLTGTIPQTVGELTILNFLDLDTNSLTGSIPTQIGNLSNLHSLFLGFNFLTGTIPPELWKLNKLIQLDLQSNVLPGSIPPSIGNLSGLYYLNLSNNSLFGTLPPQMNNVTGLGWLLLSVNNLSGSLPSEVCKGGKLVKFSAYNNHFTGSIPESLRNCTSLHKLTLSRNQLSGNISEAFGSYPILSRICMSNNQLMGELSPNWSRCRNLQYMDFSNNHVTGKIPSSISQMPKLVEIHISTNYITGEIPRGIGELSFLLKIDMSNNHISGGIPSEIGMLKNLLQLDLSSNNLSGPIPEELGNLAGLSMLLDLSRNMLTGSIPDQLGKLNHLAKLNLSHNKLIGTIPSSLAGMVSLTSVDLSFNSLTGPLPKNPAFQNASAQSFTGNLDLCGGVNLQPCKPPEGAKSQKKSRTLAAIITPVSAVLVLLFLVIGSFTVCQKVTQRRQDKGSINFETYHGNDLFSVWNYDGRLAYEDIVNATKNFSDEYIVGTGAHGSVYKVELPTSQIVAVKKFNQMDNDVLTDSGFRNEIKTLTEVRHRNIVKLYGSCKHPQCSFLVYEYVERGCLAKILSNNEEAKRLDWEKRVNIVNGVANALSYMHHDHSIPIIHRDISSKNILLHPDFDACVSDFGTARLLNPDSSNWTGLAGTQGYMAPELAYTMRVTEKCDVYSFGVVALEILMGRHPGELLSSLVILTKQKLDVKLWDVLDQRIPAPGDQEAEMVAAVAKLAVMCIDMKPESRPTMRSVSLHLSSPGRTHHLFKALKTITQTDMKNWSAYWHHQPRK; this comes from the exons ATGGCATCAACCATGAGAAGGGAACTGCTGCTGCagcttttgttctttcttttgagtATATGTTCACCAAGAAAGACGGCTGCACAGCCGCTGAAGGCAGAAGCAGAAGCGCTTCTCAAGTGGAGAGACAGTCTCCAAGCTGCCCATGTACTGAATTCTTCTTGGTCGTTCCTCAACTCTAGCTATGCCCCCTGCCACTGGGATGGGATAGCTTGCAGCGGTGACAACACGAGTCTTGTCAAGATAAGTCTTCAAAACCAGGATCTTCGAGGTACGCTCGACCATTTCGACTTTGCTGCCTTCCCAAGTCTTGCATATTTGGATCTTAGAGGTAACAATTTTTATGGAAGCATTCCGGACGGTATAGGCAACCTCTCCAAACTTTCCTTCCTTGACCTGTCGGTGAATCAGTTTTCTGGCAGCTTACCGGAAAGTATGGCCAATCTTAAGAACCTTGTTTCTATAGACATGTCATTCAACTCGCTCACGGGCCCTCTCCCTACTTCTATTGGACAATTATCTAGTCTAGTGAATTTACTCATCCGTGACAACCATCTTACTGGGACTATTCCACAGACGGTAGGAGAGCTCACAATTCTCAACTTCTTGGACCTTGATACCAACTCACTTACTGGTTCAATTCCAACTCAGATAGGTAACTTGTCCAATCTGCACAGTTTGTTCCTAGGCTTTAATTTTTTGACTGGGACCATTCCACCAGAATTGTGGAAGCTCAATAAGCTCATCCAATTAGATCTGCAATCTAATGTTCTTCCAGGATCAATCCCTCCTTCAATAGGTAACTTGTCTGGCCTTTACTATTTAAATCTGAGCAATAACAGCCTCTTTGGCACTCTACCTCCTCAAATGAATAATGTCACAGGTCTAGGCTGGTTACTCCTTTCAGTTAACAATCTCTCTGGTTCTTTACCATCAGAAGTATGTAAGGGTGGTAAGCTCGTCAAATTTTCTGCTTACAACAACCATTTCACTGGATCAATACCAGAAAGCTTGAGGAATTGTACAAGCTTACATAAACTCACTTTAAGTAGGAATCAACTTAGTGGAAACATTTCAGAGGCATTTGGATCCTATCCGATCCTGTCCCGCATTTGCATGAGCAACAATCAACTAATGGGAGAGCTCTCACCAAACTGGAGCAGATGCCGTAATCTTCAATACATGGATTTCTCTAATAACCACGTCACTGGGAAGATCCCGAGTTCAATCTCTCAAATGCCAAAATTAGTGGAAATACACATTTCTACCAATTACATAACAGGAGAGATTCCAAGAGGAATAGGGGAACTTTCGTTCTTGCTGAAGATAGATATGAGCAACAATCATATTTCAGGTGGCATACCATCAGAGATTGGTATGTTAAAAAATTTGCTACAATTGGATTTGTCATCCAACAACCTTAGCGGACCAATACCTGAAGAGCTTGGGAACTTGGCAGGACTATCTATGCTGCTAGATCTTAGCCGTAACATGCTAACAGGGTCAATACCAGACCAACTTGGGAAGTTAAATCATCTGGCGAAGCTCAAtctttcccataacaagctcATAGGTACAATCCCATCATCTTTGGCTGGAATGGTTAGTTTGACTTCAGTTGATTTGTCCTTTAACAGTCTCACAGGCCCGCTCCCAAAGAACCCTGCTTTCCAGAATGCTTCAGCACAATCATTTACAGGTAACCTTGACTTATGTGGAGGAGTTAATTTGCAACCATGCAAGCCTCCCGAGGGGGCGAAAAGTCAAAAGAAAAGTCGAACACTGGCGGCCATTATTACTCCAGTTTCTGCAGTTCTCGTCCTCCTATTCCTTGTCATTGGAAGTTTTACAGTTTGTCAAAAAGTAACCCAAAGAAGGCAAGATAAGGGGAGCATCAACTTCGAAACTTACCATGGAAATGATCTGTTTTCCGTGTGGAACTATGATGGTAGACTTGCTTATGAGGATATTGTCAATGCTACAAAGAATTTCAGTGACGAGTATATTGTTGGTACAGGAGCACATGGTAGTGTTTATAAGGTTGAACTCCCCACAAGTCAAATAGTGGCCGTGAAGAAGTTCAATCAAATGGATAATGATGTGCTAACAGACTCAGGATTTAGAAATGAGATTAAGACATTGACGGAAGTCCGCCACAGAAACATAGTCAAGCTCTATGGATCTTGTAAGCATCCTCAATGCTCATTTTTGGTCTATGAATATGTAGAGAGGGGATGCTTGGCAAAAATACTAAGCAATAATGAAGAGGCAAAGAGATTAGATTGGGAAAAGAGGGTGAATATCGTAAATGGTGTTGCCAATGCTTTGTCATACATGCATCATGATCATTCAATTCCAATAATCCATCGCGACATCTCTAGCAAGAATATTTTGTTACATCCAGATTTTGATGCATGTGTTTCTGACTTTGGAACCGCAAGATTACTAAACCCAGATTCATCAAATTGGACTGGCCTTGCAGGGACACAAGGCTACATGGCACCAG AGTTGGCATATACCATGAGAGTAACAGAGAAGTGTGATGTCTACAGCTTTGGGGTGGTAGCTCTTGAAATTCTAATGGGAAGGCACCCAGGGGAACTACTATCATCTTTGGTTATTCTCACAAAGCAAAAGCTTGATGTAAAGCTCTGGGATGTGCTGGACCAACGAATACCAGCTCCAGGGGACCAAGAAGCAGAGATGGTGGCTGCTGTAGCCAAGCTTGCAGTCATGTGCATAGACATGAAACCGGAATCACGGCCTACAATGCGCTCTGTTTCTCTGCATCTTTCCTCTCCCGGCAGAACGCATCATTTGTTCAAAGCCTTAAAGACAATCACTCAAACCGATATGAAGAATTGGAGCGCCTACTGGCACCACCAACCGAGGAAGTAA
- the LOC116252886 gene encoding probable leucine-rich repeat receptor-like protein kinase At1g35710 encodes MRCQRLLQLFFFLWSLTSNTGAQPLQAEVEALLKWRDSLQAAHVLNASWSFLNSSYGPCQWAGIDCSSDENSIVKISLPNKDLRGTLDHFDFAAFPNLAYLDLSGNKFYGGIPDGIDNLSKLSFLELSVNHFSGSLPKSMANLTGISELQISENFISGELIPSFFTNWRNLTRLVLFGNKLTGNIPIEIGQLKNLTHLDLAHNLLNGSIPSSVGNLSSLTRLDLSANSLIGHIPSEMGKLHSLVELSLHMNQLAGSVPYTLGNLSSLSHMNIRQNKLSGEIPPEMGNLKKLTDLDLSKNSLVGSIPPEIGNLMDLVSINISFNSLTGSLPTSIGELSSLVNLIINDNHLTGSIPQSIGELTNLKFLVLDTNKIAGSIPAQIGNLSNLQQLFLGLNLLIGTIPPELWKLNKLTQLDLASNFLPGFIPPSIGNLSNLYFLSLSNNSLFGTLPPQMNNFTSLGFLFLSVNYLSGYLPSEICKVRRLIRFSAYNNHFTGSIPESLRNCTSLTRLTLYGNQLSGNISEAFGSYPNLSYVDMSNNLLTGEISPSWGKCHRLEHLDFSNNHISGKIPSSISQMAQLKEIDVSANYLTGDVPREIGELLSLQKIYLSNNYLSGTIPSEIGRLAELEELDLSSNKLNGPIPEGIGNSDKLILLKLSNNSLNGTIPLQMGNLAQLQILLDLSHNMLTGSIPSQLGKLNRLEKLNLSHNKLMGTIPSSLAGMVSLLSVDLSFNNLTGPLPNNFAFLNASAESFTGNLDLCGGVNLQPCKPPKEAKNQKKSRILVAIITPVAAALILVFIVIGSFRVCQKTTQRRQDKGSINFETYHGNDMFSVWNYDGKLAYEDIVNSTRNFSDEYIVGIGVHGSVYRVELPTGQIVAVKKFNQMDNDVLSDSGFRNEIKTLTEVRHRNIVKLYGFCMHPQCSFLVYEYVERGSLAKILSNNEEAERLDWEKRVNIINGVADALSYMHHDHSIPIIHRDISSKNILLYPDFDACVSDFGTARLLNPDSSNWTAVVGTHGYMAPELAYTMRVTEKCDVYSFGVLALEIIMGRHPRELLSSLVILTEQEFGVKLWEMLDQRIPAPGDQEAEIVATVAKLAVTCIDMNPESRPTMRAVSQHLSVPSTKHYLFKAFTEKI; translated from the exons ATGAGATGCCAGCGGCTGCTTcagctttttttctttctttggagtCTTACGAGCAACACAGGTGCTCAGCCATTACAGGCAGAAGTAGAAGCGCTTCTTAAATGGAGAGACAGTCTCCAAGCTGCCCATGTGCTGAATGCCTCTTGGTCATTCCTTAACTCTAGCTATGGCCCCTGCCAGTGGGCTGGGATAGATTGCAGCAGCGACGAAAACAGTATCGTCAAGATAAGTCTGCCAAATAAGGATCTGCGAGGTACACTCGATCATTTTGACTTTGCTGCCTTCCCTAATCTTGCATACCTTGATCTCAGTGGTAACAAGTTCTATGGAGGCATTCCTGATGGTATAGACAACCTCTCCAAACTTTCCTTCCTCGAACTATCAGTAAATCATTTCTCTGGCAGCTTACCAAAAAGTATGGCTAATCTTACTGGGATCTCTGAGCTCCAGATATCAGAAAATTTTATTAGTGGAGAGTTGATTCCAAGCTTCTTCACCAATTGGAGGAACCTTACTCGCCTCGTGCTCTTTGGAAACAAACTGACTGGCAACATACCCATAGAAATAGGCCAACTAAAGAACCTGACTCACTTAGATCTAGCTCATAACCTTCTTAACGGATCAATCCCTTCTTCTGTAGGCAACTTGTCCAGTCTTACAAGATTAGACCTCTCAGCAAACAGTCTAATAGGACATATACCTTCAGAAATGGGAAAACTTCACAGCCTAGTTGAGTTAAGCTTGCACATGAACCAACTAGCAGGTTCGGTACCTTACACCTTAGGGAATTTGTCTAGCCTGTCTCACATGAACATTCGCCAAAATAAATTGTCTGGTGAGATCCCTCCTGAGATGGGAAATCTCAAGAAACTCACCGACTTGGACCTATCTAAGAACTCCCTTGTTGGTTCCATACCACCCGAGATAGGAAACCTTATGGACCTCGTCTCTATAAACATATCCTTCAACTCTCTCACAGGGTCCCTCCCTACTTCTATTGGAGAACTGTCTAGTCTAGTGAATTTGATCATCAATGATAACCATCTTACTGGGTCTATTCCTCAGTCGATAGGAGAGCTAACAAATCTCAAGTTCTTGGTCCTTGATACTAATAAAATTGCAGGTTCGATTCCAGCTCAGATAGGAAACTTGTCAAATCTGCAGCAATTGTTCCTCGGGCTTAATTTATTAATTGGGACTATTCCGCCAGAATTATGGAAGCTCAATAAGCTCACTCAATTAGATTTGGCATCCAACTTTCTTCCAGGTTTTATCCCTCCTTCCATAGGTAATTTGTCTAATCTTTACTTCTTAAGTCTAAGCAACAATAGCCTCTTCGGCACTCTACCTCCACAAATGAATAACTTCACAAGTCTAGGATTTTTGTTCCTTTCAGTTAATTATCTTTCTGGTTATTTACCATCAGAAATATGTAAAGTTAGAAGACTTATCCgcttttcagcttacaacaacCACTTCACTGGATCAATACCAGAAAGCTTGAGGAATTGCACAAGCTTAACTAGACTTACATTATATGGGAACCAACTTAGTGGTAACATTTCAGAGGCATTTGGATCATATCCTAACCTATCCTATGTGGACATGAGCAATAATCTACTAACAGGTGAGATCTCCCCAAGCTGGGGCAAATGTCATAGACTTGAACACTTGGATTTCTCTAATAATCACATCAGCGGCAAGATTCCAAGTTCAATCTCTCAAATGGCACAATTGAAGGAAATAGATGTTTCTGCCAATTACTTAACAGGAGATGTTCCAAGAGAAATAGGAGAATTGTTAAGTTTGCAAAAGATATATTTGAGCAACAATTATCTTTCAGGCACTATACCATCCGAAATTGGTAGGTTAGCCGAATTGGAAGAATTGGATTTATCATCCAACAAACTCAATGGACCAATACCTGAAGGGATTGGGAATTCTGATAAGTTGATTCTATTGAAGCTGAGCAACAATAGCTTAAACGGAACAATCCCTCTTCAGATGGGGAACTTGGCACAACTGCAGATATTGCTGGATCTTAGCCACAACATGCTAACAGGGTCAATACCAAGCCAGCTTGGGAAGTTAAACCGTCTGGAGAAGCTCAAtctttcccataacaagctcATGGGTACTATCCCATCATCTTTGGCTGGAATGGTTAGTTTGTTATCAGTTGATTTGTCTTTTAACAATCTCACAGGCCCTCTCCCAAACAACTTTGCTTTCCTGAATGCTTCAGCAGAGTCATTTACTGGCAACCTCGACTTATGTGGAGGAGTTAATTTGCAACCATGCAAGCCTCCCAAGGAggcaaaaaatcaaaagaaaagtcGAATATTGGTGGCCATTATCACTCCAGTTGCTGCAGCGCTCATCCTTGTGTTCATTGTCATTGGAAGTTTTAGAGTTTGTCAAAAAACAACACAAAGAAGGCAAGATAAGGGGAGCATCAACTTTGAAACTTACCATGGAAATGATATGTTCTCCGTATGGAACTATGATGGTAAACTTGCTTATGAGGATATTGTCAATAGTACAAGGAATTTCAGTGACGAGTACATTGTTGGTATAGGAGTACATGGTAGTGTTTATAGGGTTGAACTTCCCACAGGTCAAATAGTGGCTGTCAAAAAGTTCAATCAAATGGATAACGATGTGCTATCAGACTCAGGATTTAGAAATGAGATTAAAACATTGACGGAAGTTCGCCACAGAAACATAGTCAAGCTCTATGGATTTTGTATGCATCCTCAATGCTCATTTTTGGTGTATGAGTATGTAGAGAGGGGAAGCTTGGCAAAAATACTGAGCAATAATGAAGAGGCGGAGAGATTAGACTGGGAAAAGAGGGTGAATATCATAAATGGTGTTGCAGATGCTTTGTCGTACATGCATCATGATCATTCAATTCCAATAATCCATCGTGACATCTCTAGCAAGAATATTTTGTTATATCCTGATTTTGATGCATGTGTTTCTGACTTTGGAACAGCAAGGTTACTAAACCCAGATTCATCCAATTGGACTGCGGTTGTAGGAACACACGGCTACATGGCTCCAG AGTTGGCATATACCATGAGAGTGACAGAGAAGTGTGATGTCTACAGCTTTGGGGTCCTAGCCCTTGAAATTATAATGGGAAGGCATCCAAGGGAGTTACTGTCATCTTTAGTTATTCTCACTGAGCAAGAGTTTGGTGTAAAGCTTTGGGAAATGTTGGACCAGCGTATACCAGCTCCAGGGGACCAAGAAGCAGAGATAGTGGCCACTGTTGCCAAGCTTGCAGTCACGTGCATAGACATGAATCCGGAATCACGGCCTACAATGCGCGCTGTTTCCCAGCATCTTTCCGTTCCCAGCACAAAGCATTATTTGTTCAAAGCCTTCACAGAAAAAATATGA
- the LOC116245571 gene encoding BURP domain-containing protein 5-like: protein MSVAMDHLASFFLLSTLFLHVGATSNGSVIINAYWKEVFPRTTMPDAIRALLPSSAKISDLVRRDVINNHHPVESKEAGRAYCPWCNTWGGIGRGHGSNTFNLSDDWSKRNRSPELAPLYFLRKDLLPGSKMNVTMTISPVADRGEPTFLPCQQAQAIPFSSSNLATILEMFSIEPHSEHASLARETLDDCETPALKGELKYCATSLESMIDFAVAEFGTNEIHAAVTSVVNRDEEVKARTYKVGVGGGRVMSRKVVTCHNMMFPYAVFYCHNLAWTRAYMVPLVAEDGSRVNAIALCHFDTSNWNPGHASFRVLGVKPGTVPICHFILKDLAWVPN, encoded by the exons ATGAGTGTTGCAATGGACCACCTGGCCTCGTTCTTCTTGCTCTCAACTCTCTTCCTG CATGTTGGAGCCACAAGCAATGGCTCCGTGATCATAAATGCTTACTGGAAGGAGGTCTTCCCCAGAACCACCATGCCCGATGCCATTCGAGCTCTCTTACCATCCTCTGCAAAGATATCAG ATCTTGTTCGTCGTGATGTGATCAACAATCACCACCCCGTGGAATCGAAAGAGGCTGGCCGTGCTTACTGTCCTTGGTGTAACACGTGGGGCGGAATTGGGCGTGGCCATGGCTCAAACACCTTCAATCTAAGCGATGACTGGTCTAAGCGCAATCGGTCGCCGGAGCTCGCACCTCTGTACTTCCTTAGGAAAGACCTGCTGCCTGGTAGCAAGATGAACGTCACCATGACGATCAGCCCCGTGGCAGATCGTGGTGAACCAACCTTCTTGCCATGCCAACAAGCTCAAGCAATTCCCTTCTCATCCTCTAATCTCGCTACCATCCTTGAGATGTTCTCCATTGAACCCCACTCTGAGCATGCATCTCTTGCAAGGGAAACTCTGGATGATTGTGAGACGCCGGCACTGAAAGGAGAACTCAAGTATTGTGCAACATCATTGGAATCCATGATCGATTTTGCCGTCGCCGAATTCGGTACCAATGAGATTCACGCGGCGGTCACTTCTGTCGTAAACAGAGACGAGGAAGTGAAGGCCAGAACTTACAAGGTAGGTGTTGGTGGGGGGAGGGTGATGTCCCGTAAAGTGGTGACTTGCCACAACATGATGTTTCCTTATGCAGTGTTTTACTGCCACAATTTAGCATGGACAAGGGCATACATGGTTCCGTTGGTTGCTGAAGATGGTAGTCGAGTGAACGCCATTGCTTTGTGTCATTTTGATACATCAAACTGGAACCCCGGGCATGCCAGCTTCCGGGTGTTGGGCGTGAAACCAGGAACTGTTCCCATTTGCCACTTCATTCTGAAGGATCTTGCTTGGGTCCCCAACTGA